DNA sequence from the Streptomyces sp. MST-110588 genome:
CATCAAGGACAAGCGGATCCGTGACGCGATCACCTACGCCATGCCCAACGGGCAGATCGTCCGGGTCAACGGCGGCAGCTACGGCGGTGAGATCGCCGGCGGCCTGCTCGCACCGACCGTCGCGGGCTACAAGAAGGGCTACGACCCGTACGGGAAGATCAGCCACCCCAACGGTGAGCCGGACAAGGCCAAGGAGCTGCTGAAGAAGGCCGGCAAGGTCGGCATGAAGCTGGTCTATGCCTACTCCAACACCGAGATCCGCCAGAAGGAGTCGGTGGTCATCGAGGACGCGCTGACCAAGGCGGGCTTCGACGTACAGAAGAAGGAGATCGACTCCGCCTCCTGGTACGAGCAGATGGGCAAGGTCGACAACGGCTTCGACATCTACATGACGGGCTGGGGCCAGGACTGGCCGGACCCCTCCACCGTCATCCCGCCGTCCTTCGACGGCACCCAGATCCAGGACGGCGCCTCCAACTACTCCCACCTCAACGACCCGCACGTCAACGCCGAGATCAAGCGCATCCAGCAGATCACCGACGTGAACAAGACCATCCCCGAGTGGCAGAAGCTCCACCAGTACATCGTGGAGAAGATCAACCCGGCGGTCCCGGTCTTCTACACCAAGATGCTCCAGCTCTACGGCTCCGACGTCGGCGGCACCCGCTACAGCGACGACGTCAACTACCTCGACCCCACGACGCTCTACCTGAAGAAGTGAGCGGCCCGGAGCACTCGACGTGCCGCAGGCACCCGAAGAACCGGGAGCACCCGAAGCAGCGGATGCACCCCAAGCACCGAAAGCACCGGAAGAACCAGAAGTAAGCACCTGGCAGGGACGGCACCCGGGCGGCGCGCGCAGGGCGGAGCGCGCGTCCCCGGGGCCCTCCCCCGCGATCCCGACCCACTGCCGCCGCCGTCCTGAGAGCAGCGAACGCCATGCTTCCCTTCCTAATTCGCCGGACGTTCGGCGCCATCGTCATCCTCATCCTCCTGAGCGCCTTCACCTTCTTCGTCTTCTTCTCCGCGGGCGACCCGGCACTGATGTCCTGCGGCAAGAACTGCACGGCCGACAACATCGCGCTCATCCACCAGAACCTCGGCCTGGACAAGCCGCTGATCCAGCAGTACTGGGACTTCGTGGTGGGCATCTTCGCCGGGCGCGACTTCACCGTCGGGCACTGCCCCGCCCCCTGCTTCGGCTACTCCTTCGCCACCAAGCAGAACGTGTGGGACACCATGATCGACCGGCTGCCCACCACGGCGTCGCTGGCCATCGGCGGGGCCGTCGTCTTCCTGACGATCGGCCTGGGCGCCGGGCTGCTCGCCGCCTGGAAGCGCGGCAGCCTGCTGGACAAGGGCGTCACCGGCGCGTCCATGGTCCTCAGCTCGGTGCAGATCTACATCCTGGGGCCGGTGGTGCTGGGCCTGTTCGTCTACAGCGGCATCATGGCCGCGCCCAAGTACGTGGACTTCACCTCCGACCCGGCCGGCTGGTTCATGGGGCTGCTGCTGCCGTGGCTGGTGATGTCGACGATCTTCACGGCGCAGTACACCCGTATGTCCCGCTCGACCATGATCGAGCAGCTCCAGGAGGAACACGTACGGACGGCCAAGGCCAAGGGCATGCCGCGCCGCTACGTCTTCCTGCGGTACGCCTGGCGCGGCTCGCTGATCCCGATCGTCACCATCCTCGGCATGGACCTGGGGTCGCTGTTCGGCGGCGCCATGATCACCGAGTACACCTTCTCGCTGGCCGGGCTGGGACGGCTGGCGATCAACTCCGTCACCACCCTCGACCTGCCCATGGTGATGGGCGTGCTGCTCTTCAGCGCGTCCCTGATCCTGCTGTTCAACATCATCGTGGACGCGACGTACGCCTTCATCGACCCGCGCGTGCGCCTGTCCTAGGAGAGCCTGACGTGACCACACCACTGACCAAGGCCGAGGGCACGCCGGCCCCGGCGGGAACGGACCCCTTCTTGTCCGTCCGCGACCTGTACGTGCGGTTCTCCACCGAGGACGGCATCGTCAAGGCGGTCGACGGGCTCTCCTTCGACCTGGAACGGGGCCAGACCCTGGGCATCGTCGGCGAGTCCGGCTCCGGCAAGTCCGTGACCAACCTGGCCGTACTGGGGCTGCACAACCCCAAGACCACCGTGGTCACCGGGGAGATCGTGCTGGACGGCCAGGAGCTGACCGGCGCCCGGGAGAAGACCCTGGAGCGGCTGCGCGGCAACAAGATGGCCATGATCTTCCAGGACGCGCTGACCGCGCTGTCCCCGTACTACACCGTCGGGCGGCAGATCGCCGAGCCCTTCATCAAGCACACCGGCGCGAGCCGGCGCGAGGGGCGGCAGCGGGCGGTGGAGATGCTCACCAAGGTCGGCATCCCGCAGCCGGCACTGCGGGTGGACGACTATCCGCACCAGTTCTCCGGCGGTATGCGCCAGCGCGCCATGATCGCCATGGCGCTGGTCTGCAACCCGGAGCTGCTGATCGCGGACGAGCCGACCACCGCTCTGGACGTCACCGTGCAGGCCCAGATCCTGGACCTCCTCAAGGACCTCCAGCAGGAGTTCGGCTCGGCGATCATCCTGATCACCCACGACCTCGGGGTCGTCGCGAACACCGCGGACGACTTGCTGGTGATGTACGCGGGCCGGGCCGTGGAGCGCGGCTCCGTCAAGGAGATCCTCGCCGAGCCGCAACACCCGTACACCTGGGGCCTGTTGTCCTCGATGCCGCGGCTGTCCTCCGACGTGGGCGAGGAGCTGCACCCGATCCCCGGCGCCCCGCCGAGCCTGCTCGACCCGCCGTCCGGCTGCCCCTTCCACCCCCGGTGCGGCTTCGTGCAGGAGGTCGGCGAGGACCGCTGCGCCGGCGAGCGCCCGCCGCTGGCGCCGGGACGGGCCTCGGCCTGCCATCTGACACCCGAACAGAAGCACGACTTCTTCACCGAGCAGATCAAGCCCCGGCTGGGCTAGGGAGCAACCACGATGAGCGAGAACGTCACCCTGCCCGGCACCCGGCCCGCCCCGGCCCCCTCGGGCGAGCCGCTGCTGGTCGCCGAGGGGCTGACCAAGCACTTCCCGATCTACGGCGGCTTCCCGTTCAAGCGGCGGGTCGGCGCGGTCCAGGCAGTGGACGGCATCGACCTGGCCGTCCGGCCGGCCGAGAGCTTCGGCCTGGTCGGCGAGTCGGGCTGCGGCAAGTCCACCACCGGCCGGCTGCTGACCCGGCTGCTGGAGCCCACCGCAGGCAAGATCACCTACGCCGGGCGGGACATCACCCACGCCGGCCGCAAGGAGCTGGCGCCGGTCCGCTCCGAGATCCAGATGATCTTCCAGGACCCGTACGCGTCCCTCAACCCGCGCCAGACGGTCGGCGCGATCATCCGCGGCCCGATGGAGATCAACGACATCCGGCCGCCCCAGGGCCTGGAGGCCCGGGCCCGCGAACTGCTGGAGATCGTGGGCCTGAACCCCGAGCACTACAACCGCTTCCCGCACGAGTTCTCCGGCGGCCAGCGCCAGCGCATCGGCGTGGCCCGCGCGCTCGCCCTGCAGCCGAAGCTGATCGTCGCCGACGAGCCGGTCTCGGCGCTGGACGTCTCCATCCAGGCCCAGGTCGTCAACCTGCTCCAGGAACTCCAGCGCGAGATGGGCATCGCCTTCCTGTTCATCGCCCACGACCTGGCGGTGGTGCGGCACTTCAGCCAGCGCGTGGCCGTCATGTACCTGGGGAAGATCGTCGAGGTCGGCGACCGGGAGTCCATCTACGACCACCCTCGCCACCCCTACACCCACGCCCTGCTGTCCGCGGTGCCCGAGGCCCGGCTGGTGGAGTCCGAGGAGGAGACGCGCGAGCGCATCCGGCTGGCCGGTGACGTGCCCTCGCCCGTCAACCCGCCCTCCGGCTGCCGCTTCCGCACCCGCTGCTGGAAGGCGAAGGAGCGCTGTGCGACCGAGGAGCCGCCGCTCGTACAGCTCTCCGGCAACCGGGACGGGCACCTGACGGCCTGTCATTTCCCCGAGGAACCGACGACCGCGGCGCGGGAAGAGGACATCGTCCTGGACCCGGCACTGGCCGCGATCGAGGAGGCGAACGCCGAGGAATCACCGGCCGGTCCGGCCGGTGAGGAGCCCGGCAAGACCCCTTGACCCGGTCTCGACAGCCTCCGCTCGGAACGGGCCCCGCCTCCCACACCCCCGCACGAGGGAGGCGGGGCCCGGTCTCGCGGTGCTCACCAGGGGCCGGCGTCCCCACTGCCGTCCGGCCGTGGGCCGGCCTGCGGACCCGCCCGTGTGCCACCGTCCACCTGCGTGCCGTCCTCCGTCCGCATACCGGCCCGAGCGCCGTCGTCCGCCGGCGGACCCGCCGGTGTGCCACCGTCTGCTCGCGTGCCCTCGTCCGCCGGCGGCACCACGTGGCGCTCCTCGGCGAAGTGACAGGCCGAGTCGTGTGCCGCGGGCCCGCCCAGCAGCCGGAACTCAGCCGGTACGGCCAGCGCCGGCACCTCCAGCGCGCACCGCTCCCGGGCTTTCCAGCAGCGCGTACGGAAACGGCAGCCGGAGGGCGGATCGGCCGGCGAGGGCACGTCCCCGGCCAGCAGGATGCGCTCCCGGCGGGCGCGCGCGTCGGGGTCGGGCACCGGTACGGCGGACAGCAGGGCCTGGGTGTACGGGTGGGTGGGGTGGTCGTAGATCTCCTCGTCCGTACCGGTCTCCACCAGGCGGCCGAGGTACATCACCGCCACCCGGTCGGAGATGTGCCGGACCACCGACAGGTCGTGGGCGATGAAGACGTAGGAGAGGTCGAACTCGCGCTGGAGCTGCTCCAGGAGGTTGACGACCTGGGCCTGTACGGAGACGTCCAGCGCGGAGACCGGCTCGTCGGCGACGATGACCTCGGGGCGCAGGGCCAGGCCGCGGGCGATGCCGATGCGCTGGCGCTGGCCGCCGGAGAACTGGTGCGGATAGCGGTTGATGTACTCCGGGTTCAGACCCACGACGTCCAGCAGCTCCTGGACCTTCCGCCGCCGGTCGCCCTTCGGCGCCACCTCGGGGTGGATCTCGTACGGCTCGCCGATGATGTCACCGACCGTCATCCGCGGGTTGAGCGAGGTGTAGGGGTCCTGGAAGACCATCTGGATGTTGCGGCGTACGGCCTTCAGCGCGCGCCCCGACAGCCTGGTGATGTCCTCGCCCCGGTACAGGATCCGGCCGGCCGTCGGCGCTTCGAGGCCGACCAGCATCCTGGCCACCGTCGACTTCCCGCAGCCCGACTCGCCGACGATGCCCAGCGTCTCGCCCCGGGCCAGGTCGAAGGAGACGCCGTCCACGGCCTTGACCGCGCCGACCTGCTTCTTGACCACGATGCCCCGGGTCAGTGGGTAGTGCTTGACCAGGCCCCGTACCTGAAGGACCGGTTCGCCGGCGGCCGTACGCGCCACCTGCGGCTCCCGCGTCACCTCCCGCTCCGCCGCCGCCCCGCCCCCTCCCTGGTCACCGCGCCGCATCGAGCGTCTCCTTCCAGAAGTGGCAGGCGCTGGCCCGGCCGTGCGCCACGTCGTACAGCGGCGGCCGGTCGGTGACGCAGACGTCCTGGGCCATCGGGCAGCGCGGGTTGAACTCGCACCCCGGCGGGATACGGGTGAGGTTGGGCGGCAGGCCCTTGATCGCGTACAGGTCCCGGCCCTTGCGGTCCAGGCGCGGGATGGAGTCCAGCAGGCCGCGGGTGTACGGGTGGGCCGGGGCCTTGTAGAGGTCGTGCACGGGAGCCGTCTCCATGATCCGGCCCGCGTACATCACCGCGATCTTGTCGGCCACGTCCGCGACCACACCCAGGTCATGGGTGATCAGAATGAGTCCCATGTTGTACTCGCGCTGCAACTCCGCGAGCAGATCCATCACCTGGGCCTGCACCGTGACGTCCAGCGCCGTCGTCGGCTCGTCCGCGATGATCAGATCCGGCTCCAGCGCCAGCGCCATCGCAATCATGATCCGCTGACGCATGCCCCCGGAGAACTGGTGCGGGTAGTCCCCCACCCGCTGCCGGGCGGCCGGGATGCGGACCCGGTCCATCAGCTCGGCCGCCCTGCCGCGCGCTTCCTTGCGCGACAGGCCGGCGTGCACCTCGTACATCTCACCGAGCTGCGCCCCCACGCTCAGGACGGGGTTGAGCGCGGAGAGCGCGTCCTGGAAGATCATCGCCATCTTCGCGCCGCGCACCTTGCGGCGCTCCTCGGCGCCGAGCTTGAGCAGGTCCCGCCCCTGGAAGAAGATCTCCCCGCCGGTGACGAACCCGGGCGGGGAGTCCAGGATGCCCATGACGGCCTGCGCGGTGACGGACTTGCCCGAGCCCGACTCCCCCAGGACGGCCAGCGTCTCCCCGGCGGCCACGCGGTAGCTCACGCCGTTGACGGCCTTGGCGACCCCGTCGCGCGTACGGAACTCCACCTTCAGATCCCGTACGTCCAGCAGCCCGGCCGGCGGCGTCCGCGACGAGCCCGATTCCTGCGGCGTATCCGGCGTACCTGGTGTGCCCGGCGTACGCGGTCCGTCCGGCGTACGCGGTCCGTCCGGCGTGTCCTGCGTCGTCATCTGCCGGCTCCTCAGCGCAGCTTGGGGTCGAGGGCGTCGCGCACCGCGTCGCCGAGCATGATGAACGCCAGCACGGTGACGCTCAGCGCGCCCGCGGGCCACAGCAGCATGTGCGGGGCGTTGCGGATGTGGGTGGAGGCCGTGGAGATGTCGATGCCCCAGGAGACGGTGGGCGGTTTCAGGCCCGCGCCCAGGTAGGAGAGCGTGGCCTCCAGCGAGATGTACGTGCCCAGCGCGATGGTGGCCACCACGATCACCGGCGCGACGGCGTTGGGGGCGATGTGCCGCAGCAGCATCCGGCCGTTGCCGGCGCCGAGGGCCCGAGCGGCCTGTACGTAGTCGTGCTGTTTCGCGGTCACCACCGAGCCGCGGGCGATCCGGGCGATCTGCGGCCAGCCCAGCAGCACGATGAAGCCGACCACCGGCCACACCGTGCTGCTGGTGACCACGGACAGGAAGACCAGGCCGCCCAGGATGACGGGGATGCCGAAGAAGATGTCGGCGAGCCGGGAGAGCAGGGTGTCCCACCAGCCGCCGAAGAAGCCGGCCAGGCCGCCCAGCAGGCTGCCCAGGATCGCGGCACCGGCCGTGGCGCAGACGCCGACGGTGATGGAGGCGCGGGCGCCGTGGACCACGCGGGTGTAGACATCGCGGCCCTGGGTGTCGTAGCCGAAGGGGTGGCCGGGCTCGGAGCTGTTCTGGGCCTTGGCCAGGTCCCCGCGGTAGGGATTGCCGTCGGCGATCAACTGCGGCCAGATCGCGATCACGATCAGAAAGAGGATGACCAGGGCCGAGATGATGAAGACCGGGTTGCGCCGCAGATCGTGCCAGGCGTCGCTCCACAGGCTGCGCGCCCGGCCGCTCGGCGCGCCGCCCGGCGGTGGCGGCTGCGCCAGCGAGGACGCCTCTTCCATGGCCAGCGCCGCGGTGCCGCCGTCCCCGTGGGTGACGGCTTCTTTGGGTACGAAGGACTCAGGCATAGCGGATCCGCGGGTCGAGGACGGCGTACAGGAGGTCGACGAGGAGATTCGCCAGCAGGAAGACCAGCACCAGGATCGTCACGAAACCCACGACGGTCGGCGAGTTCTGCCGCAGGATGCCCTGGTAGAGCTGGTATCCCACGCCGTGGATGTTGAAGATGCGCTCGGTGACGATCGCCCCGCCCATCAGCGCGCCGATGTCCGTACCGATGAAGGTGACGACCGGGATCAGGGAGTTGCGCAGCAGGTGCCGGGTGATCACCCGTCGTCTGGGCAGTCCCTTGGCCACGGCCGTACGGACGTAGTCGGCGCGGGCGTTCTCCGCGATCGAGGTGCGCGTCAGCCGGGTCACGTAAGCGAGTGAGACCAGCGCCAGCACCACGCCGGGCAGGATCAGTTCGCCCAGCGCGGCCTCGTAGGAGACCGCGGGTTTGACCCAGCCCCATTTCACGCCGAGCAGGTATTGCAGGACATAGCCGCTGACGAAGGTCGGAATGGAGACGACGACGAGGGTGAAGACGAGGACGGTGGTGTCCACCAGGCGTCCGCGGCGCAGCCCGCTGAACACCCCGAGCACCACACCGACGACCATTTCGACGACGATGGCGACCAGGGTCAGACGCAGGGTGACGGGAAAGGCCGAGGACATCAGTTCGGTGACCGGCTGGCCGTTGAAAGCGGTCCCGAAGTCACCGGTGAAGATCTGACCCATGTAATGCAGGTACTGCTTCCACAGCGGCTGATCGAGGTAGAGGTCCCGGCGGATCTGCGCGGCGGTGGCGGGGTCGGGCGCCCGGTCGCCGAACATCGCGGCGACCGGGTCGCCCAGCGCGTACACCATCAGGAAGATCAGGAGCGTGCTGCCGATGAACACGGGGATCATCTGGAGCAGCCGCCGGATCACATAGCGTCCCATCAGGGCTCCGGGGTAAGGGGAACGGGGCGGCCCGCGGTCGGTGGCGTTCCGCGGGGCTCCTCGGGCCCTGCGGTCAACTGACCTTGATCTCGTTGTAGACGGGCACGCTGAAGGGGTTCAGCGCCACCTCGCTGATCCGGTCGGAATAGCCGCCGCTGCCGTTCTGGTACCACAGCGGAACGGACGGCATCTTCTGCGCGAGGATCTTCTCCGCGTCCTGGAATTTCTCCACTGCCTTGCCCTTGTCCGCCTCGGCATTGGCCTCGTCGACCTTCTTGTCGAACGCGGGGTCGCTGAACTGACCGTCGTTGGAGGGCGCACCGCTGTAATACAGCGGCTGCAGGAAGTTCTGGATCAGCGGGTAGTCCATCTGCCAGCCCGCCCGGAACGGACCGGTCATCTCGTGCTTGGTGATTTTGTTGCGGAAGTCCGCGAAGGTGCCGACCGGGCTGCCGACGCACGCCTTGTCGTTGCCCAGCGCGTTGTTGATGCTGTTGCAGACCGCGTCGACCCAGTCCTTGTGCGAGCCGGTGTCGGCGTTGTACGAGATGGTCAGCTTGCCGCCCGGAATGCCGCCGCCTTCCTGGACGAGCTGCTTGGCCCGCACCGGGTCGTACGCGCACGCCTGACCGCACACCCCCGATTTGTAGCCGCCCTCTTCCTTCAGGACGGGAGAGGTCCAGTCGCTCGCGGGCGTCCGTGTCTGCTGGAAGATCTGCCGGGTGATCTGTGCCCGGTCGATCGCCATGGAAAGCCCCTGGCGGACCTTTTCCCTCCCCGCCGCGTTCCACTGCTCGTCGTACATGGGGAACGTGAGGGTCTGGATGATGCCGGCCGGCTGATTGATGTAACGGTCGCCCAGGTCCTGCTTGGCGTTCTTCAACTGCGCGGCCGGAACGTCGTCGACCAGATCGAGGTTGCCGGCCTGGAGATCCGTGTAAGCGGTGTTGTTGTCGGTGTAGACCCGCAGGTCGATTCCGCCGTTACGGGCCTTGTCCGCACCGGGGTACCCGTCCCACTTGCGGAGCTTCATCACCGTGCCCTTGTCGTAGGACTCCACCTTGTACGGCCCGTTGCCCACCGGCTTCTTCAGCCAGCCGTCGTGGTCGTCGAAGAACGCCTTCGGCAGCGGGGCGAAGGCGACGTACCCAAGGGTGTCCGGCCAGGTGGAGAACTTCTGGCCGAGCTTGACGGTGAAGGTCCGCTCGTCCTTCACCTGAAGTCCCGAGAGTGTTTTGGCACTCGCCGACCCGCTGTCCGGGTGGACCTTGTCGTAGCCCTCGATGTACTGGAAGAACGGCGCGTTCTTCTGTTTGTTCTCCAGCAGCGCCGCATAGTTCCAGGCGTCCACGAAGGATTTGGCGGTGACCTTCTCCCCGTTGCTGAAAGTCCAGCCGTCCTTCACGGTGACCGTGTAATTCTGCGCGTCGGAGCTCTCGATCTTCTCGGCGAGCACGTTCTCGGCGGCGCCGGTCTTCGGGTTGTAGCGCTTGAGCCCCCTGGAGATCATTTCCAGGACCTTGCCGCCCTGCACCTCGTTGGTGTTTGCCGGCTCGACCGGGTTCTGCGGGTCGCCCCAGGACGAGCTGACGATCCCCGCCTCGTTCCCCCCACCGCCGTCACCGCCCCCGCCGCAGGCCGTCGCCGCGAGGGCGATGGCCACCGCGCCCACGGCCCACTTCGCGCACGTGGCTCCACGCATGGTGCCTCCTCAGCTCTCACGACGCACTTAGATCCACATAAGAGCGCAAAACGGTACGTATCGCACTCGTACGAGGTCCGTCCGTGAGCCGGAGGCCCCAGAAACCCCCCGTATGCCCGAGCCCGGTTGCCGCAGCGGGCGGCCGAGCACCGGCGACGGCGCGGATGCGCGGGCAGGAGCAGCAGCACACCGTCCTCCGCCTCGCACGCGCGTACGGCCCCGAAGGCGGGATCGGTGAGCAGCCCGGCGGGTCAGCCGTTGCGAGGCGTGCCGTGAGCCCTCAGGTACGACACGAAGGCGCGCAGGGCGGCGGGGGTGGTGGTGATCACCGTGGCCGGGGCGGCGCTCTCGCGCAGGCGCGGGGGCCGGCCGGGTCCCGGGCGATCTCGACGCAGGTGTCGGAGCCCGCTTCACTGAAGCCGGACCTCTGCCACTCGAGCCTGCACATGGGCGCCTCCTCTGGATCCTCTAGAGCATCGGGTACAGGATCCGCTGGACCAGCCCCAGCGAGTCCTTCGCCGGACGGCCTTCGGGCCGCTGCCCGACGTCCACCGGAGCCAGCGCCACTTCGCTCAGGCCGGCGAACCACCCGTTGTACCGGGCCAGTGAGCCGCAGTCGCCGAGGTAGAGGGACTTTTCGAGGTGCGGGACGACGACCGTGCCGAGTTCCGCGACCTCGGGCTCGATCACCACGAACGACGTACCGAACGGCACGGGCCCGTCGAACGGCACGATCTGGATCGTCACGTTCGGCAGCTTCGACGCCTCGATCAGCCGCAGCAACTGCTCCCGCATGATCGCACGACTGCCGAACGTCATGTGCAGTGCCGCTTCGTGGACGATCGCGTGGAAGTGGCCGATCGTGCCGTCCTCCAACAGGCGCTGCCGGCGCATACGGAACTCGATGTCCACCTCCCGCTCCGCCCGCGTCGCCCCGGAGTAACCGCCGCGGAAGTTGGCCGCCGTGTACGCGCGGGTCTGGAGCAGGACCGGGATGAACGTCGGCTCGTAGGTCGTCAACCGGGCGGCCTTGGACTCCAGTTCGGCGATGTCCAGGCGGGAGGGGGCGAGCCGGCTCCGGTACGTGGACCACCAGCCCTTGCCGTGGTGCCGCCCCAGGGCCACCAGTGCGTCGACGTACGCGGGCGGGACGCCCTCCACCCGGCGGGCGAGCCTGCGCAGCCGCTCCGGGGACAGGCTGGTGCGCCCGGTCTCCACGTTGCTGATATGCGACTGGTGCATCCCCATCACCTCG
Encoded proteins:
- a CDS encoding ABC transporter permease, whose translation is MLPFLIRRTFGAIVILILLSAFTFFVFFSAGDPALMSCGKNCTADNIALIHQNLGLDKPLIQQYWDFVVGIFAGRDFTVGHCPAPCFGYSFATKQNVWDTMIDRLPTTASLAIGGAVVFLTIGLGAGLLAAWKRGSLLDKGVTGASMVLSSVQIYILGPVVLGLFVYSGIMAAPKYVDFTSDPAGWFMGLLLPWLVMSTIFTAQYTRMSRSTMIEQLQEEHVRTAKAKGMPRRYVFLRYAWRGSLIPIVTILGMDLGSLFGGAMITEYTFSLAGLGRLAINSVTTLDLPMVMGVLLFSASLILLFNIIVDATYAFIDPRVRLS
- a CDS encoding ABC transporter ATP-binding protein, which gives rise to MTTPLTKAEGTPAPAGTDPFLSVRDLYVRFSTEDGIVKAVDGLSFDLERGQTLGIVGESGSGKSVTNLAVLGLHNPKTTVVTGEIVLDGQELTGAREKTLERLRGNKMAMIFQDALTALSPYYTVGRQIAEPFIKHTGASRREGRQRAVEMLTKVGIPQPALRVDDYPHQFSGGMRQRAMIAMALVCNPELLIADEPTTALDVTVQAQILDLLKDLQQEFGSAIILITHDLGVVANTADDLLVMYAGRAVERGSVKEILAEPQHPYTWGLLSSMPRLSSDVGEELHPIPGAPPSLLDPPSGCPFHPRCGFVQEVGEDRCAGERPPLAPGRASACHLTPEQKHDFFTEQIKPRLG
- a CDS encoding oligopeptide/dipeptide ABC transporter ATP-binding protein encodes the protein MSENVTLPGTRPAPAPSGEPLLVAEGLTKHFPIYGGFPFKRRVGAVQAVDGIDLAVRPAESFGLVGESGCGKSTTGRLLTRLLEPTAGKITYAGRDITHAGRKELAPVRSEIQMIFQDPYASLNPRQTVGAIIRGPMEINDIRPPQGLEARARELLEIVGLNPEHYNRFPHEFSGGQRQRIGVARALALQPKLIVADEPVSALDVSIQAQVVNLLQELQREMGIAFLFIAHDLAVVRHFSQRVAVMYLGKIVEVGDRESIYDHPRHPYTHALLSAVPEARLVESEEETRERIRLAGDVPSPVNPPSGCRFRTRCWKAKERCATEEPPLVQLSGNRDGHLTACHFPEEPTTAAREEDIVLDPALAAIEEANAEESPAGPAGEEPGKTP
- a CDS encoding dipeptide ABC transporter ATP-binding protein translates to MRRGDQGGGGAAAEREVTREPQVARTAAGEPVLQVRGLVKHYPLTRGIVVKKQVGAVKAVDGVSFDLARGETLGIVGESGCGKSTVARMLVGLEAPTAGRILYRGEDITRLSGRALKAVRRNIQMVFQDPYTSLNPRMTVGDIIGEPYEIHPEVAPKGDRRRKVQELLDVVGLNPEYINRYPHQFSGGQRQRIGIARGLALRPEVIVADEPVSALDVSVQAQVVNLLEQLQREFDLSYVFIAHDLSVVRHISDRVAVMYLGRLVETGTDEEIYDHPTHPYTQALLSAVPVPDPDARARRERILLAGDVPSPADPPSGCRFRTRCWKARERCALEVPALAVPAEFRLLGGPAAHDSACHFAEERHVVPPADEGTRADGGTPAGPPADDGARAGMRTEDGTQVDGGTRAGPQAGPRPDGSGDAGPW
- a CDS encoding ABC transporter ATP-binding protein; the encoded protein is MTTQDTPDGPRTPDGPRTPGTPGTPDTPQESGSSRTPPAGLLDVRDLKVEFRTRDGVAKAVNGVSYRVAAGETLAVLGESGSGKSVTAQAVMGILDSPPGFVTGGEIFFQGRDLLKLGAEERRKVRGAKMAMIFQDALSALNPVLSVGAQLGEMYEVHAGLSRKEARGRAAELMDRVRIPAARQRVGDYPHQFSGGMRQRIMIAMALALEPDLIIADEPTTALDVTVQAQVMDLLAELQREYNMGLILITHDLGVVADVADKIAVMYAGRIMETAPVHDLYKAPAHPYTRGLLDSIPRLDRKGRDLYAIKGLPPNLTRIPPGCEFNPRCPMAQDVCVTDRPPLYDVAHGRASACHFWKETLDAAR
- a CDS encoding ABC transporter permease, with protein sequence MPESFVPKEAVTHGDGGTAALAMEEASSLAQPPPPGGAPSGRARSLWSDAWHDLRRNPVFIISALVILFLIVIAIWPQLIADGNPYRGDLAKAQNSSEPGHPFGYDTQGRDVYTRVVHGARASITVGVCATAGAAILGSLLGGLAGFFGGWWDTLLSRLADIFFGIPVILGGLVFLSVVTSSTVWPVVGFIVLLGWPQIARIARGSVVTAKQHDYVQAARALGAGNGRMLLRHIAPNAVAPVIVVATIALGTYISLEATLSYLGAGLKPPTVSWGIDISTASTHIRNAPHMLLWPAGALSVTVLAFIMLGDAVRDALDPKLR
- a CDS encoding ABC transporter permease, producing the protein MGRYVIRRLLQMIPVFIGSTLLIFLMVYALGDPVAAMFGDRAPDPATAAQIRRDLYLDQPLWKQYLHYMGQIFTGDFGTAFNGQPVTELMSSAFPVTLRLTLVAIVVEMVVGVVLGVFSGLRRGRLVDTTVLVFTLVVVSIPTFVSGYVLQYLLGVKWGWVKPAVSYEAALGELILPGVVLALVSLAYVTRLTRTSIAENARADYVRTAVAKGLPRRRVITRHLLRNSLIPVVTFIGTDIGALMGGAIVTERIFNIHGVGYQLYQGILRQNSPTVVGFVTILVLVFLLANLLVDLLYAVLDPRIRYA
- a CDS encoding ABC transporter substrate-binding protein; this translates as MRGATCAKWAVGAVAIALAATACGGGGDGGGGNEAGIVSSSWGDPQNPVEPANTNEVQGGKVLEMISRGLKRYNPKTGAAENVLAEKIESSDAQNYTVTVKDGWTFSNGEKVTAKSFVDAWNYAALLENKQKNAPFFQYIEGYDKVHPDSGSASAKTLSGLQVKDERTFTVKLGQKFSTWPDTLGYVAFAPLPKAFFDDHDGWLKKPVGNGPYKVESYDKGTVMKLRKWDGYPGADKARNGGIDLRVYTDNNTAYTDLQAGNLDLVDDVPAAQLKNAKQDLGDRYINQPAGIIQTLTFPMYDEQWNAAGREKVRQGLSMAIDRAQITRQIFQQTRTPASDWTSPVLKEEGGYKSGVCGQACAYDPVRAKQLVQEGGGIPGGKLTISYNADTGSHKDWVDAVCNSINNALGNDKACVGSPVGTFADFRNKITKHEMTGPFRAGWQMDYPLIQNFLQPLYYSGAPSNDGQFSDPAFDKKVDEANAEADKGKAVEKFQDAEKILAQKMPSVPLWYQNGSGGYSDRISEVALNPFSVPVYNEIKVS
- a CDS encoding helix-turn-helix transcriptional regulator, which encodes MGLRADPTYRQRRFGAEVRKLRERAGLSVGESAEVMGMHQSHISNVETGRTSLSPERLRRLARRVEGVPPAYVDALVALGRHHGKGWWSTYRSRLAPSRLDIAELESKAARLTTYEPTFIPVLLQTRAYTAANFRGGYSGATRAEREVDIEFRMRRQRLLEDGTIGHFHAIVHEAALHMTFGSRAIMREQLLRLIEASKLPNVTIQIVPFDGPVPFGTSFVVIEPEVAELGTVVVPHLEKSLYLGDCGSLARYNGWFAGLSEVALAPVDVGQRPEGRPAKDSLGLVQRILYPML